In one window of Serinus canaria isolate serCan28SL12 chromosome 18, serCan2020, whole genome shotgun sequence DNA:
- the CDC42EP4 gene encoding cdc42 effector protein 4 translates to MPILKQLVSNSAHSKRRSRADLTAEMISAPLGDFRHTMHVGRAGDAFGDTSFLTSKAGEPVPEAGEEPGASKPGLLSRRFRSSKRSQSVTRGDRRDMLGSLRDSALFVKNAVSLPQLNEKDVDRSAGQLPKSLSSSPVKKLPEEGSPEEQQRPNGAAAGPLSPGLDERDFGDITDLPVVVAKGGAGLKHAESIMSFHIDLGPSMLGDVLSIMDKDQWEQDEDPEAEESREEEEEEEEGEPAPPGSPLAAPPSQSPARGAGGRSPRDSSPVSSCPSGPEERSPVPRPPSQRGGALKRPDKEFSFADEDDDEIRV, encoded by the coding sequence ATGCCCATCCTCAAGCAGCTCGTGTCCAACTCGGCGCACTCCAAGCGCCGCTCGCGGGCCGACCTGACGGCCGAGATGATCAGCGCGCCCCTGGGGGACTTCCGCCACACCATGCACGTGGGGCGCGCCGGGGACGCCTTCGGGGACACGTCCTTCCTCACCAGCAAGGCCGGGGAGCCGGTGCCGGAGGCGGGAGAGGAGCCGGGAGCCTCCAAGCCCGGCCTGCTGTCCCGCCGCTTCCGCAGCAGCAAGCGCTCGCAGTCGGTGACGCGCGGGGACCGGCGGGACATGCTGGGCTCGCTGCGCGACTCGGCGCTCTTCGTCAAGAACGccgtgtccctgccccagctcaaCGAGAAGGACGTGGACAGGAGCGCGGGGCAGCTGCCCAAAAGCCTCTCCTCCAGTCCCGTGAAGAAGCTGCCCGAGGAGGGGAGCCCCGAAGAGCAGCAGCGCCCCAacggggcggccgcggggccgctGAGCCCCGGCCTGGACGAGCGCGACTTCGGGGACATCACGGACCTGCCCGTGGTGGTGGCCAAGGGCGGCGCGGGCTTGAAGCACGCCGAGTCCATCATGTCCTTCCACATCGACCTGGGGCCCTCCATGCTCGGGGACGTGCTGAGCATCATGGATAAGGATCAGTGGGAGCAGGACGAAGATCCCGAGGCGGAGGAGAGCcgcgaggaggaggaggaggaggaggaaggggagccTGCCCCGCCTGGCTCCCCGCTGGCGGCCCCGCCGAGCCAGAGCCCGGCCCGTGGCGCCGGTGGCcgcagccccagggacagcagcccgGTGTCCAGCTGCCCCTCGGGGCCCGAGGAGcgcagccctgtccccaggccaccGAGCCAGCGGGGAGGGGCCCTGAAACGCCCCGACAAGGAGTTCTCGTTCGCCGACGAAGATGACGACGAGATCCGGGTATAA